The following are from one region of the Salvia splendens isolate huo1 chromosome 2, SspV2, whole genome shotgun sequence genome:
- the LOC121792153 gene encoding protein virilizer homolog isoform X1 produces the protein MGRPDPGVLYAHTFVHPHLDEYVDEVIFLEPVIISACEFLEQNASSICPAVKLMGATSPPSFALEVFVQCEGEARFRRLCLPCLYSHSSSTVLEVEAVVTNHLVVRGSYRSLSMVIYGNTAEDLGQFNIGVDLDSSLTDTISTVEGNLEDLPPAFHSTMLTMEELVSPLKILSQAAVKSDLPLKLRKFLLLVFRILDSQNVGLAAADNVISALLSVASTYRITCSSHNNIEQNQLGFDGVKSGGDTNQTLTDAEKELLDLYKMIQNESRDPSTEASGECLFLESEEGFTSKELMDTLQCHFDFCSSTHNVGYKYLSQNKNAILWSIVALLLCSTRESCFHFVSSGGMKQLVYILTHRTHNSTSLTLLLLGVIEQATMHSVGCEALLGWWPREDENIPAGTSDGYNQILNLLLNNQRHDVASLATAVLQRIRFYEIACRSECAVLSVLRGITTDDRVTNYTSDLLVIAKVQLKKLLNLMKLSGPVEDPSPMAAASRSLILGDTGSLAYKATSSLINLSSCRLLNSDIDSHLLAILKERGFLPLAAALLSSPLLRSETGDAMHLFLDIVLNVEAIILSLLFCRSGVDFLLRDQEVSLIVIRALRGIHGVQNGDFISLRYASVLLSRGFFVRPRDVGMIVEMHMRAVIAVDRLCKLAPNTEEFLWVLWDICRLSRSECGRQALLVLVNFPEAFKVLITALHSGKELEPVSPNTGVSPLNLAIFYSTAEILEVVVTDSTATSLTSWIDHAKEMHAALHSSSPGSNKKDAPARLLEWIDAGVVYHKKGAIGLLRYAAVLASGGDVHMASDSVLASDMMDVDDVVGDSSTSSDGNIVDNLLGKRITEKDFPGVILRDTSIAQLTTAIRILAFISENSVAATALYNEGAVMVIHAIMINCKLMLERSSNIYDYLVDEGGEGNSSSDLLLERNREKSMFDLLIPSLVLLINLLQELQESKEQHRNTKLMNVLLQLHREVSPKLAACGAELYSSFPEVVLGFGAVCHLIASALACWPVYSWTPGLFRFVLDSLHATSLLALGPKETCSVLCLLNDLLPDESYWLWKNGMPILSPLRAMAVGTLLGPPKEKQVNWYLRPGNTEKLIAQLSPQLLKLGDIILHCAASISVIVQEVLRVFVIRIACLNIDYASQLVKPIVSWISHRLLEQSVLSDVDAYKVNRLLKFLAILLEHPNAKPLLLKEGGFQMLTEVLERCTGGANFDVKQFPGNINLAKYEFPVLSWCIPVFQCLLLISDGRTSLQYPGVHERSNPYCFTVEECSTLWIYILRFCMVLPVATELVTCLSAFKEMASSAEGRNALLSIVKHAMPSAVEDSENQIKHESNTSCGLIYANELKENPPLLCCWTTLLKSIDSKDVPAAQVASAIYTLASGALGFCIDGESLNRERVSAIKFLFGVREDSLEDFSEENLKQIEELISLLEAEASYKPASENHPIPYQIKEIASLLMLLMQKSSGTEEADAEIARRCTSLLTPPVPSRVHRFADRSMELIEDYGLDEFGTMFSWECPENMRNRMTQTGLSTKRKISSLEGPNRHGRGENSVVEAASQSTFSRGMVPVTTPPAPTRRDTFRQRKPNTSRPPSMHVDDYVARERNADGTNSSNVIAVPRIGSASGRPPSVHVDVFMARQRERQNVAGVAVNEVATLAKMTAPDDNLDGDKSSKPQQLKSDLEDDLQGIDIVFDAEEAEPDDKLPFPQPDDNLPQPPSVIEPHSPPHSIVEETESDVNESNQFSHLATPSVSNMDENTLSEYSSRMSASRPEMPLTREPSISSDKKFPEPDVSKGLPIRTPLHATEPPALASTSGGAASIYMKVPSSAARFPPDPRMQPHLYSKPPLQQSGPGLQSFYDQKFPMNQPPLPLMPPPSTFSSLPSQNMLPGVGQSSSFGKSAPDVQTQGPQGFHVQSDYMSEAGNSTSASKQNSKFGRTSHSSPAGSTRPPPPLPPTPPLYSGNPSMGNSTSQSPQYFQPDMQQNSGAPLINLPASHSMLNSYPPPSMQPLLFRPGSMPVNLYVNNLAQQHGDNMANVSHNLTISMPLAQPIPTPTQLQPLQPPQIPRPPPPHLRPSVASSPQSELAVPMLHGSLQIPAHPSQMLQQQQLSPGQVYYQVQQQDTTSQAPQQQQQRVLQQPGETSQQLDSGISLQEFFKSPEAIQSLLSDRDKLCQLLEQHPKLMQMLQERLGPL, from the exons GCCGTGGTTACTAATCATTTGGTTGTTAGAGGCAGCTATCGCAGCCTAAGCATGGTGATATATGGGAATACAGCAGAAGATCTAGGCCAGTTCAACATAGGAGTGGATTTAGATAGCTCTTTGACTGATACTATTAGTACCGTTGAGGGAAACCTAGAAGATTTACCGCCTGCCTTCCACTCCACTATGCTGACAATGGAGGAACTTGTATCTCCCTTGAAAATTTTATCTCAGGCAGCTGTAAAATCAGATCTTCCGCTTAAATTAAGGAAGTTTCTGTTACTAGTATTCAGAATTTTAGATTCTCAGAATGTTGGGTTAGCAGCAGCTGATAATGTTATTAGTGCCTTACTTTCAGTGGCTTCAACCTATAGAATAACTTGCTCCTCTCACAATAATATTGAGCAAAATCAGTTGGGCTTTGATGGAGTTAAAAGTGGTGGGGATACTAATCAGACTCTTACTGACGCAGAAAAGGAACTTTTGGACCTTTATAAAATGATTCAGAATGAATCAAGAGATCCATCTACGGAAGCTTCTGGAGAATGCTTGTTTCTTGAATCTGAGGAAGGCTTTACTTCCAAAGAGTTGATGGATACTCTCCAGTGCCATTTTGACTTCTGTAGCAGCACTCATAATGTGGGATATAAATATCTTTCACAG AATAAGAATGCAATCCTATGGTCCATAGTGGCTCTTTTATTGTGTTCTACTAGAGAGAGCTGCTTTCATTTCGTTAGTTCTGGTGGCATGAAGCAGCTGGTATATATTTTAACACATCGAACCCACAATTCTACCAGTCTTACATTACTGCTGCTAGGAGTTATTGAGCAGGCTACTATGCATTCTGTGGGTTGTGAAGCTTTACTAGGATGGTGGCCTCGGGAGGATGAAAATATACCAGCTGGCACTAGTGATGGCTACAACCAAATACTGAACTTGTTGCTGAATAATCAGAGGCATGATGTTGCATCCCTTGCAACTGCTGTACTTCAGCGCATACGGTTTTATGAAATTGCTTGCAGATCTGAG TGTGCAGTATTATCAGTACTTAGGGGCATTACAACCGATGACCGTGTTACAAACTATACCTCGGACTTGCTTGTCATTGCTAAAGTGCAACTCAAGAAACTCTTG AATTTAATGAAGTTGAGTGGTCCAGTAGAGGATCCTTCTCCCATGGCTGCTGCAAGCAGATCTCTTATCCTTGGTGATACTGGGTCATTAGCATATAAAGCAACAAGTAGCTTGATCAATCTATCTAGTTGTCGCCTTTTGAATTCTGACATTGACTCACATTTACTTGCCATCTTAAAA GAAAGAGGATTCCTTCCTCTGGCAGCTGCATTGTTATCATCTCCTCTCTTGCGATCTGAAACAGGGGATGCAATGCACTTGTTCTTGGACATTGTCTTGAATGTTGAAGCTATAATTCTTTCTCTCCTGTTTTGTCGCTCAG GAGTAGATTTTCTTCTAAGGGACCAGGAGGTCTCCTTAATTGTCATCCGTGCTTTGCGGGGTATCCATGGTGTTCAGAATGGGGACTTTATTTCACTTCGCTATGCATCTGTCTTATTGTCTAGAGGCTTCTTTGTTCGTCCCAGAGATGTTGGCATGATTGTTGAGATGCACATGAGGGCA GTTATTGCTGTGGATAGGTTATGTAAGTTGGCTCCAAACACTGAAGAATTTTTATGGGTGCTGTGGGATATTTGTCGTCTCTCCAG GTCAGAGTGTGGACGCCAGGCTCTGTTGGTCTTGGTGAATTTCCCAGAG GCGTTCAAAGTTCTGATTACTGCTTTGCATTCTGGAAAGGAGCTTGAACCTGTTTCACCGAATACAG GAGTTTCACCTTTGAATCTTGCCATATTTTACTCAACCGCTGAGATTTTGGAAGTCGTTGTTACTGATTCTACTGCAACTTCTTTGACATCTTGGATAGACCATGCAAAAGAAATGCATGCTGCATTACACTCATCCTCCCCAGGTTCCAACAAGAAAGATGCTCCTGCACGACTATTGGAATGGATAGATGCCGGTGTAGTTTACCATAAAAAAGGAGCAATTGGACTCTTACGTTATGCTGCTGTTTTGGCTTCTGGAGGAGATGTTCACATGGCTTCAGACAGTGTTTTAGCATCTGACATGATGGATGTTGATGATGTAGTTGGAGATTCTTCCACTAGTTCCGATGGCAACATTGTTGATAATCTTTTAGGAAAACGGATTACAGAGAAGGATTTTCCAGGTGTTATTCTCCGTGATACCTCTATTGCTCAGCTCACTACAGCAATTCGTATTTTGGCGTTTATTTCAGAAAATTCG GTTGCTGCTACTGCTCTCTATAATGAAGGTGCTGTGATGGTTATCCATGCTATTATGATCAATTGCAAACTCATGCTTGAGAGGTCATCTAATATTTATG ATTATCTTGTTGATGAGGGTGGAGAGGGAAATTCATCTTCTGATTTACTTTTAGAACGTAACCGTGAAAAAAGCATGTTTGATCTGCTTATTCCTTCACTGGTCCTGCTGATCAATCTGTTGCAGGAGTTACAG GAATCAAAGGAGCAACACCGGAACACCAAACTAATGAATGTACTCTTACAGTTGCATCGAGAAGTGAG CCCCAAGTTAGCTGCTTGTGGAGCAGAGTTGTACAGTTCTTTCCCAGAAGTCGTGCTTGGTTTTGGTGCTGTTTGCCATCTTATAGCATCAGCGCTAGCCTGTTGGCCAGTGTACAGTTGGACTCCTGGCCTTTTTCGCTTTGTCCTTGATAGTCTTCATGCAACTTCACTATTGGCACTGGGTCCTAAGGAAACTTGCAGCGTGCTTTGTCTATTA AATGATTTGTTACCAGATGAAAGTTACTGGCTGTGGAAGAATGGAATGCCAATTCTGAGCCCTCTAAGAGCAATGGCTGTTGGGACATTACTTGGTCCACCAAAGGAGAAACAAGTGAATTGGTATCTAAGGCCTGGCAACACTGAAAAGCTAATAGCTCAATTGTCTCCCCAACTTTTGAAACTTGGCGATATTATATTGCACTGTGCTGCTAGT ATATCAGTCATTGTGCAAGAAGTTCTACGTGTCTTTGTTATTCGGATTGCATGTCTCAATATTGATTATGCTTCACAATTGGTGAAACCAATAGTTTCATGGATCTCCCATCGCCTCTTAGAGCAGTCTGTGTTGTCTGATGTGGACGCGTACAAG GTTAACCGCCTACTTAAGTTTCTTGCTATCTTATTGGAGCATCCAAATGCTAAG CCACTATTGCTGAAAGAAGGTGGATTTCAGATGCTAACAGAAGTGCTAGAGAGGTGTACAGGAGGTGCCAATTTTGATGTAAAGCAGTTCCCCGGGAACATAAATCTAGCAAAATATGAATTTCCAGTTCTTAGTTGGTGTATACCAGTTTTTCAATGTTTATTGTTGATTAGCGATGGGCGTACATCCCTGCAGTATCCTGGAGTACATGAAAG GAGTAACCCTTATTGTTTTACTGTTGAAGAATGTTCCACATTATGGATATATATCCTAAGGTTCTGCATG GTCTTGCCCGTTGCAACAGAATTGGTTACTTGTCTGTCCGCCTTCAAAGAGATGGCTTCCTCTGCTGAAGGCCGGAATGCTTTACTTTCTATTGTGAAGCACGCTATGCCCTCTGCTGTAGAGGATTCTGAGAATCAAATCAAACATGAGAGCAATACAAGCTGTGGTTTAATTTATGCAAATGAATTGAAGGAGAATCCTCCATTATTGTGCTGCTGGACCACTCTGTTAAAGTCTATTGATTCCAAAGATGTTCCTGCAGCACAGGTTGCTTCAGCAATTTACACATTAGCCTCAGGTGCTTTAGGCTTTTGCATTGATGGGGAAAG CCTGAATAGAGAAAGGGTTTCTGCAATCAAGTTCCTGTTCGGAGTGAGAGAAGACTCTTTGGAAGATTTTTCTGAAGAAAATCTGAAGCAAATTGAGGAGCTTATCAGTTTGTTGGAAGCAGAGGCGAGCTATAAACCAGCATCTGAGAATCATCCTATACCTTATCAG ATCAAGGAGATTGCAAGCTtattaatgcttttaatgcaAAAATCATCTGGCACGGAGGAAGCTGATGCTGAAATTGCCCGCCGTTGCACTTCATTGCTTACTCCTCCAGTTCCTTCAAGGGTGCATAGATTTGCGGATAGAAGTATGGAGCTGATTGAAGATTATGGCTTGGATGAATTCGGAACAATGTTCTCTTGGGAGTGTCCAGAGAATATGCGTAATAGAATGACACAGACAGGTCTTTCTACAAAAAGAAAGATCTCCTCTCTCGAGGGGCCGAATAGGCATGGAAGAGGGGAGAACTCAGTTGTAGAGGCTGCTTCACAGAGTACATTCTCTAGGGGGATGGTACCCGTCACTACCCCACCTGCCCCTACTCGTCGTGATACCTTTAGACAGCGTAAGCCAAACACTAGCAGGCCTCCTTCTATGCATGTGGATGACTATGTTGCAAGAGAACGAAATGCTGATGGTACTAACAGTTCTAATGTAATTGCTGTCCCACGGATAGGATCTGCTAGCGGGAGACCACCGTCAGTTCATGTGGACGTCTTTATGGCCAGGCAAAGGGAGCGCCAAAATGTCGCGGGGGTAGCAGTTAATGAAGTAGCAACCCTTGCGAAAATGACAGCCCCAGATGACAACTTAGATGGAGACAAGTCCAGCAAACCTCAGCAGTTGAAATCGGATCTCGAAGATGATCTTCAGGGAATTGATATTGTTTTTGATGCTGAAGAAGCTGAACCCGATGATAAATTGCCCTTTCCACAACCGGATGATAATCTGCCACAACCTCCATCTGTTATTGAACCACATTCTCCTCCTCATTCAATAGTAGAGGAGACCGAGAGTGATGTAAATGAGAGCAACCAGTTCTCTCACTTGGCTACTCCGTCTGTATCAAACATGGATGAAAACACACTGAGTGAGTATTCATCAAGGATGTCTGCATCTCGCCCAGAGATGCCCTTGACTCGAGAACCAAGCATTTCCTCCGATAAGAAGTTCCCTGAGCCAGATGTCTCAAAGGGTTTACCAATCAGAACTCCACTTCATGCAACTGAACCCCCTGCATTAGCAAGTACTTCTGGAGGTGCTGCTTCTATCTACATGAAGGTTCCCTCATCTGCGGCACGATTTCCTCCTGATCCCAGGATGCAACCTCATTTATATTCTAAACCACCTCTACAACAAAGTGGTCCTGGGTTGCAATCTTTCTATGACCAGAAATTTCCTATGAATCAGCCTCCTCTCCCTTTGATGCCACCTCCATCAACATTCTCATCCTTGCCGTCTCAAAATATGCTACCTGGTGTGGGTCAGTCTTCATCTTTTGGAAAGTCTGCACCAGATGTTCAGACTCAGGGTCCTCAAGGCTTCCAT GTTCAGTCAGATTATATGTCTGAGGCTGGAAACTCCACATCTGCCTCAaagcaaaattcaaaattcgGAAGGACATCTCACTCCTCTCCTGCTGGATCTACAAGACCTCCTCCACCACTTCCTCCTACACCACCTCTTTATTCTGGCAATCCTTCAATGGGAAATTCTACTTCTCAATCACCACAATATTTTCAGCCAGACATGCAGCAAAATTCTGGCGCACCTTTGATTAACCTTCCAGCATCACACTCAATGCTAAACTCTTACCCCCCGCCATCGATGCAACCATTACTTTTCAGGCCAGGTTCCATGCCTGTAAATCTTTATGTAAACAATTTAGCCCAACAACATGGAGACAACATGGCGAATGTATCGCATAATCTAACCATCTCTATGCCTTTAGCCCAACCCATACCTACACCTACACAGTTGCAGCCATTACAGCCGCCACAAATCCCCCGTCCTCCACCTCCGCATCTTAGACCATCTGTTGCATCTTCCCCACAGTCTGAGCTGGCGGTACCAATGTTGCATGGTTCCTTACAGATTCCTGCTCATCCATCCCAGATGCTGCAGCAGCAGCAACTTTCCCCGGGTCAAGTGTATTATCAGGTGCAACAACAGGATACTACATCACAGGCaccgcagcagcagcagcagcgagTTTTGCAGCAACCAGGAGAAACATCCCAGCAACTAGATTCTGGGATTTCTCTACAAGAGTTCTTTAAATCCCCTGAAGCCATTCAG TCTCTTCTGAGTGACCGGGATAAGCTTTGTCAGCTCTTGGAGCAGCATCCTAAGTTAATGCAGATGCTTCAG GAGCGATTGGGTCCATTGTAG